One part of the Candida albicans SC5314 chromosome R, complete sequence genome encodes these proteins:
- the UGP1 gene encoding UTP glucose-1-phosphate uridylyltransferase (UTP-glucose-1-phosphaturidyl transferase; localizes to yeast, not hyphal cell surface; Hog1-repressed; stationary phase enriched; induced in oralpharyngeal candidasis; rat catheter biofilm repressed; Bcr1-repressed in RPMI a/a biofilms), which produces MATTGKRHAKSQSTYAFDNTATNVTASQMRNALNNLADTVENPEQTTRFENEMDNFFTLFRRYLTEKASGSTLDWDKIRSPSSDEVVEYGDLNSANNSANLSKLAVLKLNGGLGTSMGCVGPKSVIEVRDGNNFLDLAVRQIEHLNRKYDADVPLLLMNSFNTDADTEKIIKKYQSHRIRVKTFNQSRFPRIYKDSLLPVPESFDDSLEAWYPPGHGDLFEALVQSGELDALLAQGREILFVSNGDNLGATVDSKILDHMIETGAEYIMELTPKTRADVKGGTLINYQGEVRLLEIAQVPKEHVEEFKSIKKFKYFNTNNLWINLRAIKKLVEANAIEVEIIPNQKTISHGKSDINVLQLETAVGAAIRHFKGAHGVVVPRSRFLPVKTCSDLLLVKSDLFYLEHGALVLDPTRDGFSNPLIKLGSHFKKVSGFQSRIPYIPKILELDHLTITGNVTIGKGVQLKGTVIIVCNDGDKIDIPNGAILENVVVTGNLTILEH; this is translated from the exons atgGCAACTACAGGAAAAAGACATGCAAAATCACAATCAACATAT GCATTTGACAACACTGCAACCAATGTTACTGCCTCTCAAATGCGTAATGCATTGAACAACTTGGCTGATACTGTTGAAAACCCAGAACAAACAACCAGATTCGAAAATGAAATGGACAATTTCTTTACTTTGTTCAGAAGATATTTAACTGAAAAGGCATCAGGATCCACTTTGGATTGGGATAAAATCAGATCTCCATCTTCCGatgaagttgttgaataCGGTGACTTGAACAGTGCCAACAACTCTGCTAATTTATCTAAATTGGcagttttgaaattgaatggTGGTTTAGGTACTTCCATGGGATGTGTTGGTCCTAAATCAGTCATTGAAGTTAGAGATGGTAACAATTTCTTGGATTTGGCTGTCAGACAAATTGAACACTTGAACAGAAAGTATGATGCCGATGTTccattattgttaatgaaCTCTTTCAACACTGATGCTGACACTGAAAAGATCATTAAGAAATATCAAAGCCACAGAATCAGAGTGAAAACTTTTAACCAATCCAGATTCCCAAGAATTTACAAAGATTCTTTACTTCCAGTTCCAGAATCATTTGATGACTCTCTTGAAGCTTGGTATCCTCCAGGTCATGGTGATTTGTTTGAAGCTTTGGTTCAATCTGGTGAATTGGATGCCTTGTTAGCTCAAGGAAGAGAAATCTTATTTGTTTCTAATGGTGATAATTTGGGTGCCACCGTTGACTCCAAGATTTTGGACCACATGATTGAAACTGGTGCTGAATATATAATGGAATTGACTCCTAAGACCAGAGCTGATGTTAAAGGGGGTactttaatcaattatcaaGGTGAAGTGAGATTATTGGAAATTGCTCAAGTTCCAAAAGAACACGTTGAAGAATTCAAGAgtattaaaaaattcaaatacttTAACACTAATAACTTGTGGATCAACTTGAGAGCCATCAAGAAATTAGTCGAAGCTAATGCCATTGAAGTGGAAATCATTCCAAACCAAAAGACTATTTCTCATGGCAAATCAGATATCAATGTGTTGCAATTGGAAACTGCCGTTGGTGCAGCCATCAGACACTTTAAAGGTGCCCACGGGGTTGTTGTTCCAAGATCAAGATTCTTACCAGTTAAAACCTGTTCTGATTTGTTACTAGTCAAATCCGATTTATTCTACTTAGAACACGGTGCTTTGGTATTAGATCCAACTAGAGATGGGTTCTCTAACCCATTGATTAAATTGGGTTCTCATTTCAAGAAAGTCAGTGGATTCCAATCTAGAATTCCTTACATTCCAAAGattttggaattggatCATTTGACCATTACAGGTAATGTTACAATTGGTAAAGGCGTTCAATTGAAAGGAACAGTGATTATTGTTTGTAATGATGGTGACAAAATTGATATTCCAAATGGTGCTATCTTAGAAAATGTTGTGGTTACTGGTAACTTGACTATATTGGAACATTAA